In Prevotella sp. oral taxon 475, one DNA window encodes the following:
- a CDS encoding ATP-binding cassette domain-containing protein: MNAIEVTGLSKSYGQVCALNHLSFAVPQGSLCALVGPDGTGKSTLFRILATLLLPDQGTATVDGLDVVRQAKIIRRRVGYMPGQFSLYPDLTVKENLSFFATLFGTTIAQGYDDVKEIYGQIERFQHRRAGALSGGMKQKLALSCALIHRPEVLLLDEPTTGVDPVSRTEFWEMLSQLKHRGITTLVATPYEDEIKRCDLRVEMPLPTSASFAGAVPMVCPEEAKELRQETTEGCSTADEVITVSHLVKSFGMFRAVDDISFSVRRGEVFGFLGANGAGKTTAMRILSGLSRPTGGTATVASLDVYTQHEEIKKRIGYMSQKFSLYADLTVRENIRLFGGIYGMKAEDIRQKTQRLLHRLDITSYADRRVQTLPLGYKQRLAFMVSILHSPEVVFLDEPTGGVDATTRWQFWQLIYEAAANGITVFVTTHYMDEAEYCDRISIMVDGKIRALGTPDELKRQFAKGDLGEVFTLLARKAERGE; this comes from the coding sequence ATGAACGCCATCGAAGTGACAGGGCTTTCCAAAAGCTACGGACAGGTCTGCGCCTTGAACCACCTCTCGTTCGCCGTTCCGCAGGGCTCTCTCTGCGCCCTCGTCGGGCCGGACGGGACGGGCAAGTCTACCCTGTTCCGCATCCTGGCCACACTGCTTCTGCCAGACCAAGGCACGGCCACAGTCGACGGCCTTGACGTGGTTCGCCAGGCCAAGATCATCCGCCGCCGCGTGGGATATATGCCTGGACAGTTCAGTCTCTATCCCGATCTCACCGTAAAAGAAAACCTAAGCTTCTTTGCCACTCTCTTCGGCACCACCATCGCCCAGGGATACGACGACGTAAAAGAGATTTACGGACAGATAGAACGCTTCCAACACCGCCGTGCCGGGGCTCTCTCGGGTGGTATGAAGCAGAAACTGGCCTTGAGTTGCGCCCTGATTCATCGCCCGGAGGTGTTACTGCTGGACGAGCCCACCACAGGGGTCGACCCCGTTTCGCGCACCGAATTCTGGGAGATGCTTTCCCAACTCAAACACCGAGGCATCACTACCCTGGTGGCTACTCCCTACGAAGACGAGATCAAACGGTGCGACCTGCGGGTGGAAATGCCCCTACCAACAAGTGCTTCTTTTGCGGGGGCGGTGCCAATGGTATGCCCCGAGGAGGCCAAAGAGCTGCGGCAGGAGACAACAGAGGGATGTTCGACGGCTGATGAGGTCATCACGGTGTCGCATTTGGTGAAGAGTTTCGGGATGTTTCGAGCCGTAGACGACATCTCGTTCAGTGTGCGTCGTGGCGAAGTCTTCGGCTTTCTCGGTGCCAACGGAGCCGGAAAGACCACTGCCATGCGCATTCTCTCGGGTCTGAGTAGGCCCACTGGGGGCACGGCAACAGTGGCCAGTCTCGACGTTTACACGCAACACGAGGAGATCAAAAAGCGCATTGGATATATGAGTCAGAAGTTTTCGCTCTACGCCGACCTTACTGTGCGCGAGAATATCCGCCTCTTCGGCGGCATCTACGGCATGAAGGCCGAAGACATCCGACAGAAAACCCAACGCTTGTTGCACCGCCTTGACATCACCTCTTATGCCGATCGCCGCGTGCAGACCTTACCGTTGGGCTACAAACAACGGTTGGCTTTCATGGTGAGTATTCTCCATTCGCCCGAGGTGGTCTTCCTCGACGAACCCACAGGCGGCGTCGATGCCACTACACGATGGCAGTTTTGGCAACTCATCTACGAGGCGGCGGCCAACGGCATCACTGTCTTCGTTACGACACACTATATGGACGAGGCCGAATATTGCGACCGAATCTCTATCATGGTGGATGGAAAGATACGGGCATTGGGCACGCCGGACGAACTGAAGAGACAGTTCGCGAAAGGTGATTTGGGAGAGGTGTTCACGCTTTTGGCCCGGAAGGCCGAACGAGGAGAATAG
- a CDS encoding ABC transporter permease, with product MKLFVAFVGKELKHILRDRRTMLILFGMPLVMMLLFGFALSTDVKDVRVVAVTSTADDVAQRILARLDASEYFLLTHRVPTAAAAERLIRNQEADLAVVFAPRLGSSRYEKGAQVQLILDGADPNQATQQGAYATQIVSAELAEEASTFPPEQTPSVVTRLLYNPQMKSAYNFVPGIMGTLLLLICAMMTSVSIVREKERGTMEVLLVSPVRPFMMLIAKAVPYLLLSILILGFILVISNVVLQVPVAGNLLAILSLCLLYILLALSLGLLISVVARTQLQALLISGMLMLLPSLLLSGMIYPIESMPAPLQWVSTVIPARWFISAIRKLMVMGVPLQMVAKEVGILSIMSVLILMIALKRFKTRLE from the coding sequence ATGAAGCTATTTGTTGCATTTGTTGGAAAAGAACTGAAACATATCTTGCGCGACCGCCGAACGATGCTGATCCTCTTCGGTATGCCCCTGGTAATGATGCTGCTCTTCGGTTTCGCCCTCTCTACCGACGTAAAAGATGTGCGCGTGGTGGCTGTAACAAGTACGGCAGACGACGTGGCACAACGCATACTGGCTCGACTCGACGCTTCAGAATACTTTCTCCTCACCCATCGTGTGCCCACCGCGGCGGCGGCCGAGCGACTGATCCGCAATCAGGAAGCCGACCTCGCCGTGGTGTTCGCTCCTCGCTTGGGCAGCAGTCGTTATGAGAAGGGCGCGCAGGTACAGCTGATTCTCGACGGTGCCGACCCCAATCAGGCAACCCAACAAGGAGCTTATGCTACACAGATTGTGTCGGCTGAACTGGCAGAAGAGGCTTCAACATTTCCTCCCGAACAGACTCCCTCCGTCGTTACTCGCCTGCTTTACAACCCGCAGATGAAAAGTGCCTACAACTTTGTTCCCGGTATCATGGGCACTCTGCTGTTACTCATCTGTGCAATGATGACCTCGGTGAGCATCGTCCGCGAGAAAGAACGCGGCACGATGGAAGTGTTGCTCGTCTCACCCGTTCGCCCTTTCATGATGCTGATAGCCAAAGCTGTTCCCTATCTGCTGCTGTCCATCCTTATTCTGGGCTTCATTCTCGTCATCTCCAACGTTGTGCTGCAAGTGCCTGTTGCAGGGAATCTCCTCGCCATCCTTTCTCTCTGCCTGCTTTACATCCTCTTGGCTCTCTCCTTGGGATTGCTCATCAGCGTGGTGGCCCGCACACAATTGCAGGCTCTTCTTATCTCGGGCATGCTGATGCTCTTGCCCAGTTTGTTGCTCTCGGGCATGATTTATCCCATCGAAAGCATGCCTGCGCCGTTGCAATGGGTGTCGACTGTGATTCCGGCCCGTTGGTTCATCTCCGCCATTCGCAAACTGATGGTGATGGGTGTGCCGTTGCAGATGGTAGCGAAAGAAGTCGGCATCCTCTCAATCATGAGCGTTCTGATCCTGATGATCGCATTGAAAAGATTCAAAACCCGACTGGAGTGA
- a CDS encoding ABC transporter permease, which yields MFKYLLQKEWIQIRRNTFVMRLILLFPVIIMCVAPWITSMEVRDIGVCVVDNDHSTLSRQLIQRLEVSPHFRFRGLSSSYPHALLSMEQGKTDLILVIPPHFARHLVNRKAAPLLIAANAVNGTKGNIGAAYLTNIIATTQLANDPLPPPTLQKITTHRLYNRHESYKVNMIPALMAMVMVMMCGFLPALNIVGEKETGTIEQINVTPVRKSRFILAKLLPYWCIALIDFTLCLFLAWLVYDITPVGNITLLYLFAILLAVVFSSIGLIVSNYSQSLQQAMLVMWFVMVCLMLLSGLFTPVRSMPHWAQMLTYVDPIRHYIDAARSIFIRGTHLSGLFLPLSILTVMGTAMASWAVWSYKKNG from the coding sequence ATGTTCAAATATCTCTTACAAAAAGAATGGATACAGATACGCCGCAACACCTTCGTGATGCGTCTCATCCTATTGTTCCCTGTCATCATCATGTGCGTGGCCCCTTGGATCACGAGTATGGAAGTGCGCGACATCGGTGTCTGCGTCGTAGACAACGACCACTCCACCCTCTCGCGCCAACTGATTCAACGCCTTGAAGTTTCCCCTCATTTCCGATTCCGCGGTCTGTCGTCCTCCTATCCGCACGCGTTGCTGAGCATGGAACAGGGCAAGACCGACCTCATCCTCGTCATTCCACCGCACTTCGCCCGTCATCTCGTCAACCGCAAAGCGGCCCCTCTGCTCATCGCTGCCAATGCGGTGAACGGCACCAAGGGAAACATCGGCGCAGCTTATCTCACCAACATCATCGCCACCACCCAACTTGCTAACGATCCTCTACCGCCACCCACCTTACAAAAAATCACCACTCACCGACTGTACAACCGTCACGAGAGCTACAAAGTGAATATGATTCCGGCACTCATGGCTATGGTAATGGTCATGATGTGCGGCTTCCTGCCTGCGTTGAACATCGTTGGAGAAAAAGAAACGGGAACTATCGAACAAATCAACGTCACTCCTGTTCGGAAAAGTCGGTTCATCCTGGCCAAGCTCTTACCTTATTGGTGCATCGCTCTCATTGACTTCACTCTCTGTCTTTTTCTTGCCTGGCTTGTCTACGACATCACGCCAGTGGGCAACATCACCCTACTCTACCTCTTTGCTATATTGCTGGCCGTAGTATTCAGCAGCATCGGACTCATCGTCTCCAACTACAGCCAGTCCCTACAACAAGCCATGCTCGTGATGTGGTTCGTGATGGTGTGTCTGATGCTGCTCAGTGGACTTTTCACTCCTGTTCGTAGCATGCCTCATTGGGCGCAGATGCTCACCTATGTCGACCCTATCCGGCACTACATTGATGCCGCTCGCTCCATCTTCATCCGCGGCACTCACCTTTCAGGCCTCTTCCTTCCCCTCTCCATTCTTACCGTCATGGGAACCGCAATGGCATCCTGGGCCGTATGGAGTTATAAGAAGAATGGATAA
- a CDS encoding TolC family protein, with product MRDFFLIFLLLTGWAAESKAQTSLNQCLEMARLNYPLIQRYDLIRRGAEYTVANVKKGWLPQVQLSAQGSIQNRAAQFPEQMKTLLSMSGYSIQGMPKEQYRLQMEVTQTLWDGQRMARGADVARREASVEAAQNEVGLYQVQLRVRDLFFALLLVDERIRLNLDLQQLLQSNEDRLERMLRRGVAMQSDVDQVRVERLGAVQTGDELLSLRRATGKMLALFCGVAQIDSLEKPPLPIEEDAGKTVRPELALIDRRLRLADAQERSLRSQLLPTLGLFAQGYYGRPGFNLFDDMTRRRPSFNALLGVRLSWSIGSAYTLRNNLRRIEVQRAEAENARQIFFFNNQLEQTQYRERIEARRRWMQTDDEILALRTRVRRAAEAQLLHGTIDIHRLLQEITRENTARIARSTHEIEWLQAQYELEMSR from the coding sequence ATGAGAGACTTCTTTCTGATATTTCTTTTGCTGACAGGCTGGGCGGCGGAAAGCAAGGCGCAGACCTCGCTGAACCAATGCTTAGAGATGGCACGACTGAATTATCCGCTCATCCAACGCTACGACTTGATTCGCCGTGGGGCCGAATATACCGTGGCCAACGTGAAGAAGGGCTGGCTGCCACAGGTGCAACTGTCTGCACAGGGCTCGATTCAAAACCGCGCAGCGCAGTTTCCCGAACAGATGAAGACGTTGCTCTCGATGAGCGGTTACAGTATTCAAGGGATGCCAAAGGAACAGTATCGCCTACAAATGGAGGTCACCCAGACGTTGTGGGACGGACAACGGATGGCCCGAGGAGCCGATGTGGCCCGGAGGGAGGCCAGTGTCGAGGCGGCACAAAACGAAGTGGGCCTCTACCAGGTGCAGTTGCGGGTGAGAGATTTGTTCTTCGCCTTGCTGCTGGTGGACGAGCGAATACGCCTCAATCTCGACCTGCAACAACTGCTCCAAAGCAACGAAGATCGGCTCGAACGTATGTTGCGGCGCGGCGTGGCCATGCAGAGCGACGTAGACCAGGTAAGGGTTGAACGACTCGGAGCTGTTCAGACGGGCGACGAACTCCTCTCCCTTCGTCGCGCAACGGGCAAGATGCTCGCTCTGTTTTGCGGCGTGGCGCAGATAGACAGTTTGGAAAAGCCGCCGCTTCCTATCGAGGAAGACGCTGGCAAGACTGTTCGTCCCGAGCTCGCTCTCATCGATCGTCGGTTGCGTTTGGCCGATGCCCAAGAACGAAGTCTGCGCTCGCAGCTCCTGCCCACACTGGGTCTGTTTGCCCAGGGCTACTACGGGCGACCCGGTTTCAACCTCTTCGATGACATGACGCGCCGCCGACCCTCGTTCAATGCTCTGCTGGGCGTGCGCCTTTCGTGGAGCATCGGCAGTGCATATACCTTGCGCAACAACCTGCGCCGAATAGAGGTGCAACGCGCCGAGGCCGAGAATGCACGGCAGATCTTCTTCTTCAACAACCAACTGGAGCAGACTCAGTACCGCGAACGCATCGAGGCCCGAAGAAGATGGATGCAGACCGACGATGAGATTCTCGCCCTTCGAACACGGGTGAGACGGGCTGCCGAGGCGCAACTGCTTCACGGCACCATCGACATCCATCGTCTGCTCCAAGAGATTACCCGCGAGAACACGGCCCGCATCGCCCGTTCTACACACGAAATTGAATGGTTGCAGGCTCAGTATGAGCTGGAAATGAGCCGATGA
- a CDS encoding AraC family transcriptional regulator produces MSMTGREKVETLTIEEIRSRLSHEVDEESLPVLIDGLAVLGKGRNLFGIAVKTKSPYRLPGLRFGLLTRGSVDLTLNLITRHVEAPSLAFFGDGSILQLEEVASESEVQGMMVEPSLLQQIFPHQPPSVFNGQLQDFFVPVETDRREQIECLFRALSLTVNEAVYNREVAQHLIAALVHAYSEAYEVQADKPQNACTRERELFNRFIHLVNEHGKRQHTLDFYADRLCITQRYLSRVVQQVSDVHAKEWIDRALITEAKVMLKHSSRPVAAIAEELHFANPSFFNKFFKRLVGVTPNAFRNG; encoded by the coding sequence ATGAGTATGACGGGCAGAGAAAAGGTGGAGACGCTCACCATCGAAGAGATCAGAAGCAGACTAAGCCACGAGGTAGACGAAGAAAGTCTGCCTGTCTTGATCGACGGACTGGCTGTCTTAGGCAAGGGTCGAAACCTCTTTGGCATAGCGGTGAAGACGAAAAGTCCGTATCGATTGCCGGGACTTCGCTTCGGATTGCTCACCCGAGGCTCGGTAGACCTGACGCTCAACCTTATCACCCGTCACGTCGAAGCCCCCTCGCTGGCGTTCTTCGGCGACGGTTCTATCCTTCAGCTCGAAGAGGTGGCCTCCGAAAGCGAGGTGCAGGGCATGATGGTTGAACCCAGTCTGCTTCAGCAAATCTTTCCCCACCAACCGCCCTCTGTCTTCAACGGTCAGCTGCAAGACTTCTTCGTGCCCGTAGAAACCGACCGACGCGAGCAGATAGAGTGCCTCTTTCGCGCCCTTTCTCTCACGGTGAACGAAGCCGTTTACAACCGCGAGGTGGCACAGCATCTCATCGCCGCCCTGGTGCATGCCTACAGCGAGGCCTACGAGGTGCAAGCCGACAAACCGCAAAATGCTTGTACGCGCGAGCGGGAACTCTTCAATCGGTTCATCCACTTGGTCAACGAGCATGGCAAACGCCAACACACCCTCGACTTTTATGCCGACCGTCTCTGTATCACTCAGCGTTATTTGAGCAGGGTGGTGCAACAGGTGAGCGACGTACATGCCAAGGAATGGATCGACCGAGCCCTGATCACCGAGGCGAAAGTGATGTTGAAACACAGCAGTAGGCCCGTTGCTGCCATTGCCGAAGAACTGCATTTTGCCAATCCCAGCTTTTTCAATAAGTTTTTCAAGCGGCTTGTCGGTGTTACGCCCAACGCCTTTCGGAATGGTTGA
- a CDS encoding Lrp/AsnC family transcriptional regulator produces MDKIDSLDKKILNILSQNARIPFKDVAAECGVSRAAIHQRVQHLIENGVITGSRFDVNPKSLGYSTCTYIGLNLERGSMYKDVVTRLEKIPEIVECHFTTGSYTMLIKLYAKDNEQLMDLLNNQLQTIPGVVSTETLISLEQSIKREILVDPDANS; encoded by the coding sequence ATGGATAAAATAGACAGTCTTGACAAGAAAATCTTGAACATCTTGTCGCAAAACGCACGCATCCCGTTTAAAGATGTAGCAGCCGAATGCGGCGTTTCGCGGGCCGCCATCCATCAGCGCGTGCAGCATCTCATCGAAAATGGCGTGATCACGGGGAGCCGATTCGACGTAAACCCCAAGAGTTTGGGTTACAGCACTTGCACCTACATCGGTCTGAACCTTGAACGCGGAAGCATGTATAAAGATGTGGTGACCCGACTGGAGAAGATTCCCGAAATCGTGGAGTGCCATTTCACCACCGGTTCGTACACGATGCTCATCAAATTGTACGCCAAAGACAACGAACAACTGATGGACTTGCTCAACAATCAGCTTCAAACCATCCCGGGCGTAGTCTCCACCGAGACGCTCATCTCGTTGGAACAAAGCATCAAACGAGAGATTCTCGTCGACCCGGACGCCAACTCCTGA
- a CDS encoding HlyD family secretion protein, with the protein MKQRMMNAVALALAFVSCGPHQPAFDATGIFEATEVTVSAEANGRLVALDVDEGRSVVAGQQVGLVDTVQLQLKAQQIGATRESIVRRQPHLDVQIAATRQQLAKAQHERARTAALLADGAATRKQMDDAENAVSVLSRQLEAQISTLEMGRRSLESEANGAEMQRRQVTDQLRRCRISSPITGTVLEKYAEQGELATVGRPLFKVADTRKMFLRAYITSRHLAQVRLGQKVKVFADYGDGARRSYAGRVVWVSHRAEFTPKTILTDDERANQVYAIKVFVHNDGLLKIGLYGELKL; encoded by the coding sequence ATGAAACAAAGAATGATGAACGCTGTCGCTCTGGCCCTTGCCTTCGTGTCATGCGGCCCCCATCAGCCGGCATTCGATGCCACCGGCATCTTCGAAGCCACGGAGGTGACCGTCTCGGCAGAAGCCAACGGTCGGCTCGTCGCCCTCGATGTCGACGAAGGACGCAGCGTAGTGGCCGGTCAGCAGGTGGGCCTCGTAGATACCGTTCAACTACAACTCAAGGCCCAACAGATAGGAGCCACGCGAGAAAGTATTGTTCGGCGACAACCCCACCTCGATGTTCAGATCGCCGCCACACGTCAACAGTTAGCCAAAGCGCAGCACGAACGAGCCCGAACGGCTGCTCTGCTGGCCGACGGAGCTGCCACCCGCAAGCAGATGGACGATGCCGAGAATGCCGTTTCGGTGCTGAGTAGGCAGCTCGAGGCGCAAATCTCTACCTTAGAGATGGGCCGGCGAAGCTTGGAGAGCGAGGCTAACGGGGCCGAGATGCAACGCCGGCAGGTGACGGATCAGTTGCGCCGATGTCGCATCTCATCGCCCATCACGGGTACGGTGCTCGAGAAATACGCCGAACAGGGCGAATTGGCCACCGTCGGCAGACCGCTCTTCAAAGTGGCCGACACAAGAAAGATGTTCCTCCGGGCTTACATCACCTCGCGCCACCTCGCACAAGTGCGACTGGGACAAAAGGTAAAGGTATTTGCCGATTACGGCGACGGCGCACGCAGAAGCTACGCCGGACGCGTGGTGTGGGTGAGCCATCGGGCCGAGTTCACGCCCAAAACCATCCTCACCGACGACGAACGCGCCAATCAGGTCTATGCCATCAAGGTCTTCGTACACAACGACGGACTTTTGAAGATAGGCCTATACGGAGAGCTGAAGCTATGA
- a CDS encoding gamma-glutamyl-gamma-aminobutyrate hydrolase family protein — translation MNEFDLQSHLDQIYAAYPPADNRPLIGLTANYDDGRALLLDRYYRQIVDAGGTPVLLPPIADTAVLLRTLESLDALVLTGGADYNPLWGGAEPSPKLHGINSERDLPELLLTRLAYHRQIPMLGICRGMQTLAMALGGEVAQDIEETLTQDARSQLSATLLRGILPTEPTSLVRHSQDAPRHHATHTVHLDPTSLLHDLYGTDRLFVNSFHHQAVCRTGDRFRFTAASADGVPEAMESTECKPLLGVQWHPEWMGQQGLPLFTWLVEQARLFARAKQLHSRILTLDTHCDTPMFFPLDVHFDRRDPRLLVDLHKMTEGRLDATTMVAYLPQPKAGESFCEKVAFDVAGPKAYADLIFDKIEDIVKANAAYVALARTPEQLAANKRAGRKSIVLGIENGLALEHDLANVSHFARRGITYITLCHNGDNDLCDSARGNHTHNGVSRFGAEVIAEMNRCGIMVDLSHGGEKSFYDALDISRLPIVCSHSNCKALCDVPRNLTDDQLRALASKGGVAHITLYHGFLRTQGEACILDAMAHLEHAIHVMGIEHVGLGTDFDGDGGVRGLADASELINFTLQLLRRRYSEADIERIWGGNWLRVMRQVQEQAACTTA, via the coding sequence ATGAACGAATTCGATTTACAGTCGCATCTCGACCAAATTTACGCCGCTTATCCGCCGGCCGACAATCGGCCGTTGATCGGTCTGACGGCCAACTACGACGACGGTCGGGCCTTGCTTCTCGACCGGTATTACCGCCAAATTGTGGATGCCGGGGGCACACCCGTGCTCCTTCCACCCATTGCCGACACGGCTGTTCTTCTCCGCACGCTCGAATCTCTCGATGCATTGGTGCTCACGGGCGGAGCCGATTATAATCCGCTTTGGGGCGGAGCAGAACCTTCTCCCAAACTGCACGGCATCAATTCGGAGCGCGATTTGCCCGAACTTCTCCTCACCCGATTGGCCTATCACCGGCAGATCCCGATGTTGGGTATCTGCCGTGGCATGCAAACACTGGCCATGGCATTGGGCGGAGAGGTGGCTCAGGACATCGAAGAGACACTCACCCAGGACGCACGCAGCCAACTCTCGGCCACCCTTCTTCGTGGGATTCTCCCCACAGAGCCGACCTCTTTGGTGCGACATTCACAGGATGCGCCGCGCCATCACGCCACCCACACGGTGCATCTCGACCCTACATCGCTCCTACACGACCTCTACGGGACCGACCGGCTCTTTGTCAACTCCTTCCACCACCAGGCCGTCTGCCGCACGGGCGATCGGTTTCGGTTCACCGCAGCCTCGGCAGACGGCGTGCCCGAGGCCATGGAGAGTACCGAGTGCAAGCCTCTTCTCGGCGTTCAGTGGCACCCGGAGTGGATGGGCCAGCAGGGTCTTCCGCTCTTCACATGGCTGGTAGAGCAGGCCCGCCTCTTTGCCCGCGCCAAGCAGTTGCACAGTCGCATTCTCACGCTCGACACCCATTGCGACACGCCGATGTTCTTTCCGCTCGACGTTCACTTCGACCGCCGCGACCCACGCTTGCTGGTCGACCTCCACAAGATGACCGAAGGACGCCTGGATGCCACCACGATGGTGGCCTATCTGCCGCAACCCAAAGCCGGAGAGTCCTTCTGCGAGAAGGTAGCTTTCGACGTGGCCGGTCCCAAAGCCTATGCCGATCTTATTTTCGACAAGATAGAAGACATCGTGAAAGCCAACGCTGCCTATGTGGCTTTGGCTCGAACGCCCGAACAACTTGCGGCCAACAAACGCGCGGGACGGAAGAGTATCGTTCTGGGAATCGAGAACGGACTGGCCCTGGAACACGACCTGGCCAATGTTTCTCACTTCGCCCGCCGCGGCATCACCTACATCACGCTCTGCCACAACGGCGATAACGATCTCTGCGACAGTGCTCGCGGCAACCACACACACAACGGTGTGAGCCGCTTCGGGGCTGAGGTTATCGCCGAAATGAATCGTTGCGGCATCATGGTAGACCTGAGTCATGGCGGCGAAAAAAGTTTTTACGATGCCCTCGACATCAGCCGGTTGCCCATCGTTTGCAGTCACAGCAACTGCAAAGCTCTGTGCGACGTTCCACGCAATCTCACCGACGACCAGCTGCGCGCGCTGGCTTCGAAAGGTGGGGTGGCACATATCACACTCTACCATGGCTTCCTTCGCACGCAGGGCGAGGCCTGTATCCTTGATGCCATGGCCCATCTCGAGCACGCCATCCATGTGATGGGAATCGAACACGTGGGGTTGGGGACCGATTTCGACGGCGATGGCGGCGTGCGAGGCCTGGCCGATGCCTCCGAACTCATCAACTTCACCCTTCAACTGCTGCGCCGCCGATACAGCGAGGCCGACATCGAGCGCATCTGGGGCGGCAATTGGCTGCGCGTGATGCGCCAAGTGCAGGAACAAGCAGCCTGCACCACCGCCTGA
- a CDS encoding M28 family peptidase, whose product MKKLILLFLMILLALVVAFAMGWLSPADRSAEEAEAAAERLHPVGPSFDADSAYAFVGAQCAFGPRAMNTSAHDRCGDWIARKFSEYGCEVSSQHARLRGYDGTMLNSRNIIARYRPAATTRILLCAHWDTRPWADNDPDSTHWRKPIDGANDGASGVAVMLEIARQLHLSGGLTIGVDFVCLDAEDWGTPQWANSQDSEDTWALGAQYFAAHLPAGYEARYGILLDMVGGQGARFYREGFSMQFAPEIVKKVWRAARAAGFGSYFPKADGGMITDDHVPLNRIANIPTIDLIAFYPDCTQSSFGPTWHTLDDNLEHIDRHTLKAVGQTVIQTLFTEK is encoded by the coding sequence ATGAAAAAACTCATCCTTCTCTTCCTCATGATTCTCCTTGCCCTTGTCGTAGCCTTTGCCATGGGATGGCTGTCGCCTGCCGATCGGTCTGCCGAAGAGGCCGAAGCCGCCGCCGAACGGCTCCATCCCGTAGGCCCCAGCTTTGATGCCGATTCGGCTTATGCCTTCGTCGGAGCGCAATGCGCTTTCGGTCCGCGGGCGATGAACACGTCGGCGCACGACCGTTGCGGCGATTGGATAGCGCGAAAGTTCAGCGAGTATGGCTGCGAAGTCAGCAGTCAGCATGCCCGTCTGCGTGGCTACGACGGCACGATGCTGAACAGTCGCAACATCATTGCCCGCTATCGGCCTGCCGCCACTACCCGAATCCTGCTCTGCGCCCACTGGGACACACGCCCTTGGGCCGACAACGATCCCGATAGCACTCACTGGCGCAAACCCATCGACGGGGCCAACGATGGTGCCAGCGGTGTGGCCGTGATGCTGGAGATCGCCCGACAGTTGCATCTCTCGGGCGGATTGACGATCGGCGTAGACTTTGTGTGTCTTGATGCCGAAGACTGGGGCACGCCACAGTGGGCTAATAGCCAGGATAGCGAAGATACCTGGGCCTTAGGGGCGCAATATTTTGCCGCCCATCTGCCCGCAGGCTACGAAGCGCGCTACGGCATTCTGCTCGACATGGTGGGTGGACAAGGAGCCCGATTCTACCGCGAAGGGTTCTCGATGCAGTTTGCTCCCGAGATTGTCAAGAAGGTGTGGCGGGCCGCTCGTGCTGCAGGCTTCGGCAGTTACTTTCCCAAGGCCGACGGTGGAATGATAACCGACGATCATGTTCCCCTCAATCGCATCGCCAACATCCCCACAATCGACCTGATTGCCTTTTATCCCGACTGCACTCAGAGCTCCTTCGGGCCCACCTGGCACACGCTCGACGATAACCTTGAGCACATCGATCGCCACACACTGAAGGCTGTTGGACAGACGGTGATACAGACACTCTTCACCGAAAAATAA